One segment of Pleomorphomonas sp. PLEO DNA contains the following:
- a CDS encoding LacI family DNA-binding transcriptional regulator, which produces MTDDLNGKPQSAPRFVSARDVAELAGVSRSAVSRAFTPGASVAPETRDKIMTAAAHLGYQVNDLARGLLANRSRIVGLVATKPEVGFRAHLTAALASVLIRRGSVPVLINAGETAEETEAAQRTLFGHRAEAVIVLSGSPPSSFIELARSSGLPLVAIGRQAPEIDLVQTDNAGAARSIASAFVTAGHRRIGFAGSESGTPAIVEREQTFVTEATRLGVDVTVARGPDTDYAGGLLAAERLFETAERPTAVFAVNDLVAFALIDHLKSRLGLRVPEDVAVVGFDDLPEAAWLSYRLTTYRQDPLEMAEQAVALLENRAANPTAAPVNLRVSAQWTVRDTFRPVDGFPNHGLLGEELAGTRLPKP; this is translated from the coding sequence ATGACCGACGATCTCAACGGCAAACCGCAGTCCGCCCCCCGCTTCGTGAGCGCCCGCGACGTAGCCGAGCTTGCCGGCGTGTCGCGATCAGCTGTGTCTCGCGCCTTCACGCCCGGCGCCTCCGTGGCGCCGGAAACGCGCGACAAGATCATGACCGCCGCGGCCCATCTCGGCTATCAGGTCAACGACCTTGCCCGTGGGTTGCTCGCCAACCGCAGTCGCATCGTCGGCTTGGTCGCCACCAAGCCGGAGGTGGGTTTTCGCGCCCACCTGACCGCCGCACTAGCCTCCGTGCTGATCCGTCGCGGTTCGGTCCCGGTGCTGATCAACGCCGGCGAGACGGCCGAGGAGACCGAGGCGGCCCAGCGCACGCTGTTCGGCCACCGGGCCGAGGCGGTGATCGTGCTGTCAGGATCGCCGCCGTCGTCCTTCATCGAGCTTGCCCGGTCGAGCGGCCTGCCGCTGGTTGCGATCGGTCGCCAAGCGCCGGAAATCGACCTCGTTCAGACTGACAACGCCGGTGCCGCGCGCAGCATTGCCTCCGCCTTCGTTACCGCCGGGCATCGCCGTATTGGCTTTGCCGGCTCGGAGAGCGGCACGCCGGCCATCGTCGAGCGCGAGCAGACTTTCGTCACCGAGGCAACCAGACTCGGAGTTGATGTCACCGTGGCGCGCGGCCCGGACACCGACTATGCCGGGGGGCTTCTGGCGGCGGAGCGCCTGTTCGAGACAGCCGAGCGGCCGACCGCCGTCTTCGCCGTCAACGACCTCGTCGCCTTCGCATTGATCGATCATCTCAAAAGCCGGCTCGGCCTCCGCGTCCCCGAAGACGTTGCTGTGGTCGGCTTCGACGATCTGCCGGAAGCAGCCTGGCTCAGTTATCGCCTCACCACCTATCGGCAAGACCCGCTGGAAATGGCCGAACAAGCGGTCGCGCTCCTGGAGAACAGGGCCGCCAATCCGACGGCCGCCCCGGTGAACTTGCGGGTCTCCGCCCAGTGGACGGTGCGCGACACCTTCCGCCCGGTGGACGGCTTTCCCAACCATGGCTTGCTTGGCGAGGAACTTGCCGGCACCCGCCTGCCGAAGCCTTGA
- a CDS encoding ABC transporter substrate-binding protein, with amino-acid sequence MPADPVFSPMLSRRQLLRASAAAGLATMLPASLAFAATPLKLAMGWVPNVEHAGVWIALEQGYYAAEGIDFSYSPGGPNAPDPLVVLESGKAQLAASDWLPFMDAYDKNNDLVILASAFPTSPAALLSLAKKPIREPKDLVGARILGQGPGNKTVIEIILRSAGLPLEYTMVPTGFSPEPLLAGDGDAYFCFATNQPITLEKMGLVEGKDFFVTLQDTLGYKAPGGVLVAHKSFVKENRAAIVSYFKAYIKGWKENAKDPKVAAELAVNKFGADLGLDIDQQIRQNELQIPLTKAAGSDKLFWFDPALVDGPMAEVARLSGHKNVPPAKDLIDLGPLEEALAAS; translated from the coding sequence ATGCCAGCCGATCCCGTTTTTTCGCCGATGTTGAGCCGCCGCCAACTCCTAAGGGCCTCCGCGGCCGCCGGTTTGGCGACCATGCTGCCGGCATCGCTTGCATTCGCCGCGACGCCGCTCAAGCTTGCCATGGGATGGGTGCCCAACGTTGAGCATGCCGGCGTCTGGATCGCACTGGAGCAGGGGTATTACGCCGCCGAGGGGATCGACTTCAGCTACAGCCCGGGCGGGCCGAATGCGCCCGACCCCTTGGTCGTCCTGGAATCGGGCAAGGCGCAGTTGGCTGCCAGCGACTGGCTGCCGTTCATGGATGCCTATGACAAGAACAACGATCTCGTCATCCTCGCCTCGGCCTTCCCCACCAGCCCGGCCGCCCTGCTGTCGCTCGCCAAGAAACCAATACGCGAGCCCAAGGATCTGGTCGGCGCGCGCATCCTCGGCCAGGGCCCCGGCAACAAGACGGTGATCGAGATCATCCTGCGCAGCGCCGGACTGCCGCTCGAATACACCATGGTACCGACCGGCTTCTCACCGGAACCGCTGCTTGCCGGCGATGGTGACGCCTATTTTTGCTTTGCCACCAATCAGCCGATTACCTTGGAGAAGATGGGGCTCGTGGAGGGCAAGGACTTCTTCGTGACGCTGCAGGATACGCTCGGCTACAAGGCGCCAGGCGGCGTGCTGGTTGCCCATAAATCCTTCGTCAAAGAGAACCGAGCTGCCATCGTCAGCTACTTTAAGGCCTACATCAAGGGCTGGAAGGAAAACGCCAAGGACCCGAAGGTTGCTGCCGAACTGGCGGTCAACAAGTTCGGCGCCGACCTCGGGCTCGATATCGATCAGCAGATCCGCCAAAACGAGCTGCAGATCCCGCTGACCAAGGCGGCAGGCTCCGACAAGCTGTTCTGGTTCGACCCCGCTTTGGTCGATGGCCCAATGGCTGAGGTAGCCCGCCTTTCCGGCCACAAGAACGTGCCGCCAGCCAAAGACCTGATCGATCTCGGCCCGCTCGAAGAAGCGCTTGCCGC
- a CDS encoding MurR/RpiR family transcriptional regulator, with protein sequence MVAQRIAEKYGDMTGAVRRFADLVKAEPLKVARTSIHEAVIGADVSVATANRFAHLIGFSGYAEFRAELIRGFEKLFEPVDAMKRRRADAGSAFEVLEASLREDIANIEATLRSLDPAATERAVDMIARAEKVFVLGFENAAQLAGMLACGLDMTGIPTRSPENGGGMVGVARQLFKFGPNDLLIPIAFSLYMRDTIVMTRYAKRAGIPILAITDFLDSPLASLSDQTLFVTAFHSMHPPSDTAILALIEALIAAVARQRPGAPEVAEKFASFAYPWMRSTGPDWSPEE encoded by the coding sequence ATGGTCGCCCAGCGCATCGCCGAGAAGTACGGTGATATGACGGGAGCCGTGCGGCGGTTTGCGGATCTGGTGAAGGCCGAGCCGCTTAAGGTTGCGCGCACGAGCATTCATGAGGCCGTAATCGGCGCTGACGTCTCGGTCGCAACGGCCAATCGCTTCGCCCACCTGATCGGCTTTTCCGGCTATGCCGAATTTCGCGCCGAGCTTATCCGGGGTTTCGAGAAGCTGTTCGAGCCCGTCGATGCGATGAAGCGGCGCCGGGCCGACGCGGGCAGTGCGTTCGAGGTACTTGAGGCCTCGCTCCGAGAAGACATCGCCAATATCGAGGCAACGCTAAGATCCTTGGATCCGGCCGCGACGGAGCGAGCCGTCGACATGATCGCCCGAGCCGAAAAGGTGTTTGTCCTCGGCTTCGAAAATGCCGCCCAGCTAGCTGGAATGCTCGCCTGCGGGCTCGATATGACGGGGATTCCGACGCGCAGCCCCGAGAACGGCGGCGGCATGGTGGGCGTGGCGCGCCAGCTGTTCAAATTTGGACCGAATGACCTTCTGATACCGATCGCCTTCTCGCTCTACATGCGCGACACCATCGTGATGACGCGCTATGCGAAGCGGGCCGGCATCCCCATCTTGGCCATTACCGATTTTCTCGACTCGCCGCTGGCATCGCTTTCTGACCAAACGCTGTTCGTGACGGCCTTTCATTCCATGCACCCGCCGTCGGACACAGCGATTTTGGCGCTGATCGAAGCGCTGATCGCCGCCGTGGCGCGCCAGCGGCCGGGCGCCCCCGAAGTGGCGGAGAAATTCGCAAGTTTTGCCTATCCCTGGATGCGCAGCACGGGACCTGACTGGTCGCCTGAGGAGTAG
- a CDS encoding phosphodiesterase, with amino-acid sequence MKLIQITDPHLRGAGELVCGLDPAASLRAAIADINSHHADADLVVFTGDLSDDGSHASYRLLADIIEPLVPPSRLLLGNHDDRAAFRAVFPDAPAEGGFVQSVLDTDGGRLVFLDTLDEGAVAGRLCAHRLSWLDSRLAEAPAPALIFMHHPPFNIGMPPLDDVKLADPQVFADLLRLHGNVRHIFAGHVHRLCSGIWNGIAFNTGRGTNHQTAPLFGAKDFAVGFDKPAYNVILVDGPDIVVHAQEIE; translated from the coding sequence ATGAAACTGATCCAGATCACTGATCCGCACCTACGCGGAGCTGGCGAGTTGGTTTGCGGGCTCGACCCAGCGGCGAGCCTTAGGGCGGCAATCGCCGACATCAACAGCCATCACGCCGACGCCGATCTCGTCGTGTTCACCGGCGATCTCTCGGACGACGGTTCGCATGCGTCCTACCGTCTGCTCGCCGACATCATCGAGCCCCTGGTTCCGCCGTCTCGCCTGCTGCTCGGCAACCATGACGACCGCGCCGCCTTTCGCGCCGTTTTCCCCGATGCACCAGCCGAGGGCGGCTTCGTCCAATCGGTCCTGGATACCGACGGTGGTCGGCTCGTGTTCCTCGACACGCTCGACGAAGGGGCCGTTGCCGGTCGACTTTGCGCACATCGCCTGAGCTGGCTCGATAGCCGCCTGGCGGAAGCGCCCGCCCCGGCACTCATCTTCATGCACCACCCGCCGTTCAACATCGGCATGCCGCCGCTAGACGATGTGAAACTCGCCGATCCCCAAGTGTTTGCCGATCTCCTTCGCCTTCACGGCAACGTCCGCCACATCTTCGCTGGCCATGTGCATCGTCTATGCTCGGGCATCTGGAACGGCATTGCCTTCAACACCGGACGCGGAACCAACCACCAGACGGCACCTCTCTTCGGAGCGAAGGATTTCGCAGTCGGCTTCGACAAGCCGGCCTACAATGTGATCCTTGTCGATGGGCCGGACATCGTCGTTCATGCCCAAGAAATCGAGTGA